From the Hyphomicrobium sp. ghe19 genome, one window contains:
- a CDS encoding ParA family protein — protein MAIRVAVANPKGGVGKSMTTMMVAEGLALHFGARVLVLDMDPQAGVTKLLLGHRALDDLKSRQVGLGSILKRWSNGGGIKLAAHCEQASDLIDLRAPRTGGFIDLVPSNHELLGELSAFEDAIRQSKRKDRLDVTLAALIDSAVKQIEKHYHVVLFDCPAGPVALGLASLRCVQHVISPINLEDNSYTTLKDFLHFILDDDLGLWSRVTVHPLITMYHATNPVQRQMLDQIASGLYGLNAIRRPIPYAAALQIAQMHQGPGSYRSQREKYGTALAEVTALANAIAERIQLKVSRAPWKTS, from the coding sequence ATGGCAATCAGAGTAGCGGTCGCAAATCCAAAAGGTGGCGTAGGGAAGTCGATGACCACGATGATGGTCGCCGAAGGACTGGCGCTGCACTTTGGTGCCAGGGTGCTCGTCCTGGATATGGATCCGCAAGCGGGAGTGACCAAGCTGTTGCTCGGTCACCGGGCACTCGATGACTTGAAAAGTCGTCAAGTTGGACTGGGGTCAATTCTTAAAAGATGGTCCAACGGCGGAGGTATCAAGCTTGCCGCGCACTGTGAGCAAGCTAGTGATCTAATCGATTTGAGAGCACCACGGACTGGTGGATTTATCGATCTCGTGCCTTCGAACCACGAATTGCTTGGCGAGTTGTCCGCTTTCGAGGATGCAATACGGCAGTCCAAACGCAAGGATCGGCTTGATGTCACACTTGCCGCATTGATTGATTCAGCGGTGAAGCAGATTGAAAAACACTACCACGTGGTACTTTTTGATTGTCCCGCCGGTCCGGTGGCGCTGGGGCTCGCATCTTTGAGGTGCGTGCAGCACGTCATATCGCCCATCAATCTTGAGGACAACTCGTACACAACCCTCAAAGACTTTCTTCATTTCATCTTGGATGATGATCTAGGGCTTTGGTCGCGCGTGACGGTACACCCATTGATCACGATGTATCACGCGACCAACCCCGTGCAGCGTCAAATGCTCGATCAGATCGCCAGCGGCCTGTATGGTCTGAATGCTATTCGACGTCCCATTCCTTACGCTGCCGCGCTGCAAATTGCGCAGATGCACCAGGGGCCAGGCTCTTACAGATCCCAACGTGAAAAGTACGGGACGGCATTGGCCGAGGTCACAGCCCTGGCCAATGCAATCGCCGAAAGAATTCAACTGAAAGTGTCGAGGGCACCATGGAAAACAAGTTGA
- a CDS encoding SIR2 family protein codes for MQFSKGGPDIPAELLDAAICGDVLFLCGAGVSRSSGLPDFKALTEKIFERLGENMAPPERQAFEKDRFEETLGALARRLADKRRMYKAVAKELDAERATDISAHKTLLRLSRDFESRPVIVTTNFDTLFERALHAETGQPIGDQSFASAQVPAPGGAQFEGIIHLHGRLADRALGLNGSELVLTSADYGDAYLRSGWASRFLFDLVRTRTIVLIGYSASDPPVRYILNILEADRERFPEIKSVYAIEAHEPGHSEEAAAAWEAIAVRPITYELTSQSYMPLWRDLTIMADLTETPPSWRKKRFDELTTKSPSDLEDWEIRQVVWLVGYDDVLARLPTSSLSAEWFGFLRSRAAIMPSSSNEWYIAEWAAKHLDDETVFTQMLALAERLSPAAAGILDRGLDVARVPPIPAPLKNAWQLLTIVLRQSEQNDPWHYYSALDRIRAGVPTNADLAVAVAKFEPRLRLREPYQYGIKIEGLPGLCRVELEPERDVNYTELLAALPPNLEFEWQALNLASERLLAALRLARDADQPNRVTSVPSIGEHEQNKDQGGFLSITRLCAELWLKVHAQNPDGARAIAHIWKHAGFGLATRLWLFTMLKDTAASPDEIVRELTALSREEFWAHRKEVIELLKNRCVGSPMGLIGQLASKIIEGPNFMEDRDEADRQRGLDSTRWLYLKALVSSGVILSENAQTEFDAINARENWNERPLEERDLFWVWSFGLRYGPTGDPGPIAEADPIRRIEIAAGLEQHDPINQPDAWRIYCKQEPDGALDAIIASDPDAAKADRWRDVLWGIQDIGTDEASKDRARELAAKALSQLSHCQDSALSAFVGALVDFYIYACEIAGDVEDVWWDRLWRLSDADTSEVALGDVNKDPGYELLLRAMNRPAGKLVKLMLNRLGPGWSSLSEPVKRQTKDRLSEATNAHTVSGMLARAESTRFIAWINAFLPDLLDSRLYSRLIADTLEGEALRSILVGMALNLSKGPREKLKEPILRGIREHRGGNDTLENAASRLVSLVRDDFDRSIDDPTRLKIGEAKAVLSTSRSALRADVAQVMGNWLLNESERPTAELWQNEYAEIFEQIWPVTKKDQTTEASIPLARLALAAGDAFPDAWDIIRPYIRPLNEEWPRLYFAVEGNSLATAAKFPRVTLDLLWVLLKPASTGRSYELGKVLDCIAAAAPALQKDRKFQLLETRVIRAQS; via the coding sequence ATGCAGTTTTCAAAAGGCGGCCCAGATATTCCGGCCGAACTACTGGATGCGGCGATCTGCGGCGACGTGCTTTTTTTGTGCGGCGCTGGGGTTTCGCGTTCTTCCGGTCTTCCCGATTTCAAAGCGCTAACGGAAAAAATATTCGAGCGGCTGGGTGAGAACATGGCCCCTCCGGAACGCCAAGCTTTTGAAAAAGACCGATTCGAAGAGACACTCGGTGCGCTCGCACGCCGTCTCGCTGATAAGCGTCGAATGTACAAAGCCGTCGCGAAGGAACTCGATGCTGAACGAGCAACCGATATTTCCGCTCATAAAACGTTGCTCAGGCTTTCTAGAGATTTTGAAAGCCGACCGGTGATCGTGACAACCAATTTCGACACGTTGTTTGAGCGTGCTCTTCATGCAGAAACCGGTCAGCCCATTGGAGACCAAAGTTTTGCAAGCGCCCAAGTACCAGCCCCGGGTGGCGCTCAGTTTGAAGGCATTATCCATCTTCATGGACGCTTAGCTGATCGTGCCTTGGGCCTGAATGGAAGCGAGCTGGTATTGACGAGCGCAGACTATGGCGATGCCTACCTGCGTTCAGGGTGGGCATCGCGTTTTTTGTTTGATCTGGTGCGCACCCGGACGATTGTCCTCATAGGTTACAGCGCGTCCGATCCCCCGGTTCGGTATATATTGAATATTCTGGAAGCGGACCGAGAGCGGTTCCCAGAAATCAAGAGTGTTTATGCTATTGAAGCCCATGAACCCGGACACAGCGAAGAAGCCGCCGCCGCGTGGGAGGCGATAGCCGTCCGGCCCATTACCTACGAATTGACGTCGCAGAGTTACATGCCTCTGTGGCGTGATTTGACGATAATGGCCGATCTGACAGAAACACCGCCAAGCTGGCGCAAAAAGCGCTTCGATGAACTCACTACAAAATCGCCAAGCGACTTGGAGGATTGGGAGATACGACAGGTCGTCTGGCTTGTTGGCTACGATGATGTTCTTGCCCGCCTGCCGACATCATCGTTATCGGCTGAATGGTTCGGCTTCCTGCGTTCGAGAGCCGCGATTATGCCGTCCTCATCAAATGAATGGTATATTGCCGAATGGGCAGCGAAGCATCTCGACGACGAAACCGTTTTTACCCAGATGCTTGCCCTTGCCGAGCGCCTCAGCCCAGCTGCCGCTGGAATCCTCGATCGTGGCCTCGATGTTGCTAGGGTACCGCCAATACCAGCACCGTTAAAGAACGCTTGGCAGCTGCTCACGATCGTCCTGCGGCAGTCCGAACAAAACGACCCCTGGCACTACTACAGCGCATTAGACAGGATTCGAGCGGGTGTCCCAACGAATGCCGATCTAGCCGTTGCCGTCGCTAAATTTGAGCCACGCCTTCGGCTACGGGAGCCCTATCAATATGGAATAAAGATTGAGGGGCTCCCGGGATTGTGCCGCGTCGAACTCGAACCCGAGCGCGACGTGAATTACACGGAACTCCTTGCGGCTCTGCCGCCTAATCTTGAATTCGAATGGCAAGCGTTAAACCTCGCAAGCGAACGATTGTTAGCGGCACTGCGCCTTGCCCGAGATGCGGACCAGCCTAACCGTGTTACGTCAGTGCCCTCGATCGGAGAACACGAGCAAAATAAAGATCAGGGCGGATTTCTTTCAATAACCCGCCTTTGCGCTGAGCTTTGGCTGAAAGTTCACGCCCAGAATCCCGATGGTGCGAGGGCGATTGCGCATATCTGGAAACATGCCGGTTTTGGTTTGGCGACGCGGCTCTGGCTTTTTACAATGTTGAAGGACACCGCCGCCTCACCCGATGAAATTGTGCGAGAGCTTACAGCTCTCTCTCGCGAAGAATTTTGGGCCCATCGTAAAGAAGTAATCGAGTTGCTCAAGAATCGGTGTGTTGGTTCTCCGATGGGTCTTATCGGCCAGCTCGCATCCAAGATTATCGAGGGGCCAAATTTTATGGAGGATCGCGACGAGGCCGATCGGCAGCGAGGACTCGACAGCACCCGATGGCTGTATCTCAAAGCGCTCGTCAGCTCTGGGGTAATCTTGTCCGAAAATGCACAAACGGAGTTCGATGCAATAAATGCCCGCGAAAATTGGAATGAAAGACCACTTGAAGAGCGGGATCTCTTCTGGGTCTGGTCCTTTGGTCTAAGATACGGTCCAACCGGTGACCCCGGCCCAATTGCCGAAGCGGACCCTATTCGAAGAATCGAGATCGCCGCTGGGCTCGAACAACACGATCCGATCAATCAACCCGATGCATGGAGAATTTATTGTAAGCAGGAGCCCGACGGAGCGCTGGACGCGATCATAGCCTCAGATCCTGACGCAGCTAAAGCTGACCGTTGGCGCGACGTATTGTGGGGCATTCAGGACATAGGTACGGATGAAGCCTCAAAAGATCGCGCTCGGGAACTGGCCGCAAAAGCGCTCTCGCAATTAAGTCATTGTCAGGATTCTGCACTATCAGCATTCGTCGGGGCGCTAGTCGACTTTTACATCTATGCATGCGAGATCGCTGGCGATGTAGAAGACGTTTGGTGGGATCGCCTGTGGCGACTATCCGACGCCGATACGTCCGAAGTCGCGCTCGGTGATGTAAACAAGGATCCCGGCTACGAACTCCTTCTGCGTGCAATGAACCGCCCAGCAGGAAAACTCGTAAAGTTGATGCTCAATCGGCTTGGGCCAGGCTGGTCCAGTTTAAGTGAACCAGTGAAGCGTCAGACCAAAGATCGCCTAAGCGAAGCTACTAATGCACATACCGTAAGTGGAATGTTGGCGCGCGCAGAGTCAACGAGGTTTATCGCCTGGATTAACGCGTTTCTCCCAGATCTTCTCGACTCGAGATTATACTCGCGATTGATCGCCGACACACTCGAAGGCGAGGCGCTTCGTTCGATCCTTGTTGGAATGGCGCTGAACTTGAGTAAGGGTCCGCGCGAAAAACTAAAGGAACCTATATTGCGCGGTATTCGCGAACATCGCGGGGGAAATGATACTTTGGAAAATGCGGCCTCACGCCTGGTGTCGCTTGTGCGCGACGACTTTGACCGCTCGATTGATGATCCAACTCGTCTCAAAATTGGGGAAGCCAAAGCCGTCCTTTCGACCTCGCGATCCGCCCTTCGCGCTGATGTTGCCCAGGTCATGGGTAATTGGCTCTTGAATGAAAGCGAGCGACCTACGGCCGAGCTTTGGCAAAATGAATACGCTGAAATATTCGAACAGATCTGGCCAGTTACAAAAAAAGATCAAACTACGGAAGCCTCTATTCCGCTCGCACGGTTAGCGCTGGCGGCCGGAGATGCTTTCCCAGATGCCTGGGACATTATCCGCCCGTACATTCGGCCGCTCAACGAAGAATGGCCTCGCCTCTACTTCGCCGTAGAAGGAAATTCGCTAGCTACAGCAGCGAAGTTTCCTCGAGTAACACTCGACCTTTTGTGGGTTTTACTAAAGCCTGCCTCTACAGGCCGGTCCTACGAACTCGGCAAGGTTCTCGACTGCATTGCAGCAGCAGCGCCAGCGCTTCAGAAGGATCGAAAGTTTCAGCTCTTAGAAACGCGGGTGATACGGGCTCAGTCTTAA
- a CDS encoding sialidase family protein translates to MTGVRVLVGTRKGAFVLTSDGTRKSWDVSGPHFPGWEIYHLKGSPADPSRIYASQSSGWFGQQIQRSDDGGKTWAPVDNKFAYDGVPGTHQWYDGTPHPWEFKRVWHIEPSLTDPDTVFAGVEDAALFRSSDGGKSWTELSGLRGHGSGSHWMPGAGGMCLHSILLDPVDAKRMFIAISAAGAFRTDDGGETWQPINKGLRSEYIPDPHAEVGHCVHRLAMHPSRPNVLFMQKHWDVMRSDDAGNSWREVSGNLPTDFGFVIDVHAHEPETIYVVPIKSDAEHFPMDGKLQVWRSRSGGNEWEALTKGLPQSNCYVNVLRDAMAVDTLDTCGVYFGTTGGQVYASADAGDTWDAIVRDLPAVLSVEVQAFT, encoded by the coding sequence ATGACAGGCGTACGGGTCTTGGTTGGAACGCGGAAGGGCGCATTCGTCTTGACGTCCGACGGCACGCGCAAATCGTGGGACGTGAGCGGCCCGCATTTTCCCGGTTGGGAAATCTACCATCTGAAGGGTTCCCCCGCCGATCCCAGCCGTATCTACGCTTCGCAATCGAGCGGTTGGTTCGGTCAGCAGATCCAGCGGTCCGACGACGGCGGCAAGACCTGGGCGCCGGTCGACAACAAGTTCGCCTATGACGGCGTTCCCGGTACGCACCAATGGTACGACGGCACCCCTCACCCGTGGGAATTCAAGCGGGTCTGGCACATCGAGCCATCGCTCACCGATCCCGATACGGTCTTCGCCGGAGTTGAAGACGCAGCCTTATTTCGCTCCAGCGATGGCGGAAAATCCTGGACAGAACTTTCCGGCCTGCGCGGCCATGGATCGGGATCGCATTGGATGCCTGGCGCCGGCGGCATGTGCTTGCATTCCATTCTGCTCGACCCCGTCGACGCCAAGCGGATGTTCATCGCGATTTCGGCTGCGGGCGCATTCAGAACGGACGACGGCGGCGAAACGTGGCAGCCGATCAACAAGGGGTTGCGGTCGGAGTACATACCCGACCCGCACGCCGAAGTCGGGCACTGCGTACACCGCCTCGCGATGCATCCGTCACGGCCGAATGTGCTTTTCATGCAGAAACATTGGGACGTGATGCGGAGCGACGATGCCGGCAATTCGTGGCGCGAGGTGAGCGGCAATCTGCCGACGGATTTCGGGTTCGTGATCGATGTCCACGCGCATGAACCCGAGACGATCTACGTCGTGCCGATCAAGAGCGACGCCGAGCACTTTCCGATGGACGGCAAGCTGCAAGTCTGGCGCAGCCGCTCGGGCGGAAACGAATGGGAGGCTCTGACCAAGGGGCTGCCGCAATCGAATTGTTACGTGAACGTCCTCAGGGACGCGATGGCCGTCGATACGCTCGACACCTGTGGCGTCTATTTCGGGACGACGGGCGGCCAAGTCTATGCCTCGGCAGACGCGGGCGATACGTGGGACGCCATCGTTCGCGATCTTCCCGCGGTGCTCTCGGTCGAAGTTCAGGCATTCACATGA
- a CDS encoding MoaD/ThiS family protein, with amino-acid sequence MIRVVLPSHLRMHANINGEILLDVDGEATQRSLLDALERSYPVLRGTIRDHDTQKRRPFLRFFACQRDLSHEPADAPLPDEVRSGSKPFLIVGAIAGG; translated from the coding sequence ATGATCCGCGTGGTGCTGCCTTCGCATCTCAGAATGCACGCGAACATCAACGGCGAGATCCTGCTCGACGTGGACGGGGAAGCGACACAGCGGTCACTGCTCGATGCCCTCGAGAGAAGCTATCCGGTGCTACGTGGCACGATCCGGGATCACGACACGCAAAAACGGCGGCCGTTCCTGAGATTTTTCGCCTGTCAGCGCGATCTTTCGCACGAGCCTGCGGACGCGCCGCTGCCCGATGAAGTCAGGAGCGGATCGAAGCCGTTCCTGATCGTCGGCGCGATTGCGGGCGGGTGA
- a CDS encoding outer membrane protein, translating into MRKSVALVAFILFQSSGAFAGGSLKDAPAPIPQPADGWSGFSVGAGIGATSIDQNASAAAKRTDVFCLYWWGCSYPKNDYLSGGMNDDAWKVFGTLQVGYDRLISDRILIGAFADYDFYPDGDESSSGGTKHSFLSGEIHRDGAWTVGGRLGVLVRPDLLVYGLGGFSRMNQKGEVTAAFDNYYLPTSVTLKAGDLDGWTVGGGIETKLDRIDKRLSLKVEYRYSQFDGESGSGSDKNEAYKWWVLHCASEKARFDIDDATVQSVRAVLVWKLQADATPIEPLK; encoded by the coding sequence ATGCGTAAGAGTGTTGCGTTGGTCGCGTTTATTTTGTTTCAGTCATCCGGAGCGTTTGCAGGCGGCAGCCTCAAGGACGCGCCTGCACCCATTCCCCAGCCGGCGGACGGTTGGTCCGGCTTCTCCGTAGGCGCCGGCATCGGCGCCACGAGCATCGATCAGAATGCCTCGGCAGCCGCAAAGCGAACGGACGTCTTTTGCTTATATTGGTGGGGTTGCTCCTATCCCAAGAACGACTACCTTTCGGGTGGCATGAACGATGACGCTTGGAAGGTCTTCGGTACGTTGCAGGTGGGCTACGACAGGCTCATCAGCGACCGAATTTTGATAGGCGCCTTCGCTGATTACGACTTCTACCCCGACGGCGATGAAAGCTCCTCGGGAGGTACGAAACATAGCTTCCTCTCGGGAGAGATTCACCGCGACGGAGCCTGGACCGTCGGCGGTAGGCTCGGCGTCCTGGTGCGACCCGACCTTCTGGTCTACGGGTTGGGCGGCTTCTCACGCATGAACCAGAAGGGCGAAGTAACGGCTGCGTTCGATAACTATTATCTGCCGACGAGCGTCACCTTGAAAGCCGGCGATCTCGATGGCTGGACGGTCGGCGGCGGTATCGAGACCAAGCTCGACAGGATCGACAAGAGATTGTCTCTCAAGGTCGAATACCGCTACTCGCAGTTCGACGGTGAAAGTGGCAGCGGCTCGGACAAGAACGAAGCATACAAATGGTGGGTGCTGCACTGCGCCAGCGAAAAAGCCCGCTTCGATATCGACGATGCAACCGTGCAGTCGGTCCGCGCCGTGCTGGTCTGGAAGCTACAGGCCGACGCAACGCCGATCGAACCGTTGAAATAG
- the cimA gene encoding citramalate synthase — MSKERLYLFDTTLRDGAQTTGVDFSLEDKRRLMRVLDDLGIDYIEGGFPGANATDTELFSSRPNLKSARFTAFGMTKRSGRSVSNDPGLQAVLQSAADSICLVAKSSDYQVRVALGITNEENLETIRQSVGAVVETQREAMIDCEHFFDGYKSNRDYALSVAKTAYDAGARWVVLCDTNGGTLPHEIERIVADVAKHVPGANLGIHTHNDTDNAVANTLMAIRAGCRQIQGALNGLGERCGNANLTSIIPTLLLKSEFADAFTTGVTPDKLRSLTHASRVLDEVLNEAPNRHAPYVGESAFATKAGIHASALMKAPETYEHVPPESVGNERRILVSKQGGRSSLTSALERLGLPADKDDARVQALLDEVKAREDQGYSYEAAEASFELLARRALATVPRYFSVDNFRVTVERREERSRAMNGNGTVSHAVVTVSIAGDDAPLVSVGEGNGPVNALDKALRNDLGRYQKHIENVELVDYKVRILTQTHEGGTDAVTRVLVESHDASTGERWTTVGVSPNIIDASFEALLDSINYKLLKDEAQIG, encoded by the coding sequence ATGAGCAAAGAGCGCCTCTACCTCTTCGATACGACGTTGCGCGACGGTGCGCAGACGACGGGCGTCGACTTTTCGCTTGAGGACAAGCGACGCCTCATGCGCGTGCTCGACGACCTCGGCATTGACTATATCGAGGGCGGCTTTCCGGGCGCCAACGCCACCGACACGGAACTCTTCTCTTCGCGTCCGAACTTGAAGTCTGCCCGCTTCACGGCATTCGGCATGACGAAGCGCTCGGGCCGTTCCGTATCCAACGATCCCGGCCTGCAGGCCGTTCTCCAGTCCGCCGCCGACAGCATCTGTCTCGTCGCGAAATCGTCCGACTATCAGGTGCGCGTCGCACTCGGCATCACGAACGAAGAAAACCTCGAAACGATCCGGCAGTCGGTCGGCGCAGTCGTTGAAACGCAGCGCGAGGCGATGATCGACTGCGAACATTTTTTCGACGGTTACAAGTCGAACCGCGACTACGCGCTCTCCGTCGCCAAGACGGCGTATGACGCGGGCGCGCGCTGGGTCGTGCTTTGCGATACCAACGGCGGAACGCTGCCGCATGAAATCGAACGTATCGTTGCCGATGTCGCGAAGCACGTTCCGGGCGCAAACCTCGGCATCCATACGCACAACGATACCGACAACGCCGTCGCCAACACGCTCATGGCCATCCGCGCCGGATGCCGCCAAATCCAGGGCGCGCTCAACGGCCTCGGCGAGCGCTGCGGCAATGCCAACCTGACATCGATCATTCCGACGCTGCTTCTGAAAAGCGAATTCGCGGATGCCTTCACGACAGGCGTCACGCCCGACAAGCTGCGCTCCCTCACGCACGCGAGCCGCGTTCTCGATGAAGTTCTGAACGAGGCGCCGAACCGCCACGCGCCCTACGTCGGCGAAAGCGCCTTCGCGACAAAGGCAGGCATTCACGCCTCCGCGCTCATGAAAGCGCCGGAAACCTACGAGCACGTCCCGCCCGAAAGCGTCGGCAACGAGCGGCGCATTCTCGTCTCCAAGCAGGGGGGGCGTTCCTCGCTGACGTCGGCACTCGAGCGGCTAGGCCTCCCGGCCGACAAGGACGACGCGCGTGTGCAAGCGCTCCTCGACGAGGTGAAGGCGCGCGAGGATCAGGGCTATTCCTACGAGGCGGCCGAGGCGTCGTTCGAGCTTCTGGCGCGCCGCGCGCTCGCAACCGTGCCGCGCTATTTCTCGGTCGACAATTTTCGCGTGACCGTCGAGCGCCGCGAAGAGCGATCGAGAGCGATGAACGGCAATGGAACGGTCTCGCACGCGGTCGTCACCGTATCGATCGCAGGCGACGACGCACCGCTCGTCTCGGTCGGCGAAGGCAACGGCCCAGTCAATGCGCTCGACAAGGCGCTGCGAAACGATCTCGGCCGTTACCAGAAGCACATCGAGAACGTCGAGCTCGTCGACTACAAGGTCCGCATCCTGACGCAGACGCACGAAGGCGGCACCGATGCGGTAACGCGCGTCCTTGTCGAGAGCCACGATGCATCGACCGGCGAGCGCTGGACGACCGTCGGCGTCTCCCCGAACATCATCGATGCGAGCTTCGAGGCCCTTCTCGACAGCATCAATTACAAGCTCCTGAAGGACGAAGCCCAAATCGGGTGA
- a CDS encoding GNAT family N-acetyltransferase, with protein sequence MSDDYPLRPFLPADAMVLRDLFAQSIDELTADDYDDDQRLAWVATAEDAAAFRDRLAAALTLVVQLDGEYLGFGSLKDNKTIDMLYVHPDFAGEGVGTALADALEKIAGARGAEGVTVDASDTAVPFFERRGYVAAQRNSIPLDDQWLSNTTMVKRLAGSPAKAEPQEAS encoded by the coding sequence ATGTCAGACGACTATCCGCTCCGTCCGTTTCTTCCCGCCGACGCCATGGTGCTGCGCGATCTCTTCGCACAAAGCATCGACGAGCTGACGGCCGATGACTACGACGACGATCAGCGGCTCGCATGGGTCGCGACAGCCGAGGATGCGGCCGCCTTCCGCGACAGGCTCGCGGCGGCGCTGACGCTCGTCGTCCAACTTGACGGCGAATACCTCGGTTTCGGGTCCCTTAAGGACAATAAAACCATTGATATGCTTTATGTGCATCCGGACTTCGCGGGCGAGGGGGTCGGCACCGCGCTTGCCGACGCGCTCGAGAAGATCGCAGGCGCACGTGGAGCCGAGGGGGTCACTGTCGATGCGAGCGATACGGCCGTGCCGTTTTTTGAGCGTCGCGGTTACGTCGCAGCACAGCGCAACTCCATTCCCCTCGATGATCAATGGCTTTCCAACACGACCATGGTAAAGCGTCTCGCCGGAAGTCCGGCAAAAGCTGAGCCTCAAGAAGCGTCATGA
- a CDS encoding GIY-YIG nuclease family protein — protein MAQHTEWMDRGIHRSYWVYILASKPQGTLYIGVTNDILGRVENHRLGRGSVFTRKYSVTTLVYFEAFGDVALAIQREKTLKRYVRDWKINLIEQENPLWCDLYPELKIRFG, from the coding sequence ATGGCGCAGCATACTGAGTGGATGGATCGGGGAATACATCGAAGCTACTGGGTCTATATTCTAGCGAGTAAGCCGCAAGGGACACTCTACATCGGCGTGACCAACGACATCCTTGGCCGTGTTGAAAATCACAGGCTCGGACGTGGTTCGGTCTTCACGCGCAAGTACAGCGTCACCACCCTCGTTTACTTTGAAGCATTCGGAGACGTCGCGCTTGCCATTCAACGCGAGAAGACCTTGAAGCGTTATGTTCGTGATTGGAAAATAAACTTGATAGAGCAGGAAAATCCACTGTGGTGCGATTTGTATCCTGAGCTGAAGATTAGATTTGGCTAG
- the cysS gene encoding cysteine--tRNA ligase — protein sequence MALKLYNTLTRQKAEFVPIDPSNVRMYVCGPTVYDYAHIGNARPVIVFDVLFRLLRHIYGPDHVTYVRNITDVDDKINARAARDYPGLPLNEAIRKVTEATENQFHADIAALGVLPPTYEPRATEYIRRKDGREDMVSLIEALVKRRHAYVAEDHVLFDVGSMPDYGRLSNRTLDEMEAGARVEVAPYKKGPMDFVLWKPSKPGEPAWPSPGGIKTPGRPGWHIECSAMAGALLGPVFDIHGGGIDLTFPHHENEIAQSRCAHGTTTMANVWMHNGFLQVEGEKMSKSLGNFVTIHELLTDGWPGEVLRFNMLRTHYRQPIDWTKKGLEESQKILTGWFAHEGLNTDDRTSLPRDVIDALEDDLNTPKAIAELHGYAAAKEFKNLGAALGFLGFDGATLRQADARAAETAQSVASTVEPLIIARLEARKRKDFAESDRIRDELAKMGIALKDTKNKETGEIETTWEIAR from the coding sequence TTGGCGCTCAAACTTTACAATACGCTGACCCGGCAGAAGGCCGAGTTCGTGCCGATCGACCCGTCAAATGTCCGCATGTACGTCTGCGGCCCGACCGTCTACGACTACGCCCACATCGGCAATGCGCGCCCCGTGATCGTATTTGACGTGCTGTTCCGGCTGCTGCGTCACATCTACGGGCCTGATCACGTCACGTACGTCCGCAACATCACGGACGTCGACGACAAGATCAACGCCCGCGCGGCGCGCGATTACCCTGGCCTGCCGCTGAATGAAGCGATCCGCAAAGTCACGGAAGCGACCGAGAACCAGTTCCACGCCGACATCGCCGCCTTGGGCGTTCTGCCGCCCACCTACGAGCCGCGCGCGACGGAGTACATCCGCCGCAAGGACGGCCGCGAGGACATGGTCTCGCTGATCGAAGCCCTGGTGAAACGCCGCCATGCCTACGTCGCGGAAGATCACGTGCTCTTCGACGTCGGCTCGATGCCCGATTACGGCCGCCTCTCCAACCGCACGCTCGACGAGATGGAGGCCGGAGCCCGCGTCGAGGTCGCGCCCTATAAGAAGGGGCCGATGGATTTCGTGCTCTGGAAGCCGTCGAAACCCGGCGAGCCCGCGTGGCCGTCACCGGGCGGCATCAAGACTCCAGGCCGCCCCGGCTGGCACATCGAGTGCTCGGCGATGGCGGGCGCGTTGCTCGGCCCCGTATTCGATATTCACGGCGGCGGCATCGACCTCACGTTTCCCCACCACGAGAACGAGATCGCGCAATCGCGCTGCGCCCACGGCACGACGACCATGGCCAACGTCTGGATGCACAACGGCTTCCTGCAGGTCGAAGGCGAGAAGATGTCGAAGAGCCTCGGCAACTTCGTGACGATCCATGAGCTGCTGACCGACGGCTGGCCGGGAGAGGTGCTGCGCTTCAACATGCTCAGGACGCACTATCGCCAGCCGATCGACTGGACGAAGAAGGGTCTCGAGGAAAGTCAGAAGATCCTGACCGGCTGGTTTGCGCACGAAGGCCTCAACACCGACGACCGTACAAGCTTGCCGCGTGACGTTATCGACGCGCTCGAGGACGATCTCAACACGCCGAAAGCCATCGCCGAGCTTCATGGCTACGCTGCCGCCAAGGAATTCAAAAACCTCGGCGCGGCGCTGGGCTTTTTAGGCTTCGACGGCGCAACGCTGAGGCAGGCGGACGCGCGCGCGGCGGAAACCGCGCAATCCGTGGCATCCACCGTCGAACCCTTGATCATCGCCCGCCTCGAAGCTCGCAAACGCAAAGACTTCGCCGAATCCGATCGCATCCGCGACGAGCTCGCCAAAATGGGCATCGCCTTGAAGGACACGAAGAACAAGGAAACCGGCGAGATCGAAACCACCTGGGAAATCGCTCGCTAA